The Deinococcus koreensis genome window below encodes:
- a CDS encoding AAA family ATPase has protein sequence MSHLYYLVGPPGSGKRTVGKALSALTGAALLDNHLTNDPVFLAAGVSSDTEVPAEVWELCFEIRRAVRAATLHAPRTLAHIFTNYLTAEEREWQNVERLRTLAATRGVPFVPVWLSCPLPELERRMGLPERLERLKLRDPAKLRELMDGAGNLPPPPDAITIDTSAIGPADAARLIASHAGALF, from the coding sequence ATGAGTCACCTCTACTACCTCGTCGGGCCGCCGGGGAGCGGGAAGCGCACGGTGGGCAAGGCGCTCTCGGCGCTGACCGGCGCGGCGCTGCTGGACAACCACCTGACCAACGATCCGGTATTCCTGGCGGCGGGCGTGAGCAGCGACACGGAAGTACCGGCCGAGGTCTGGGAACTGTGTTTCGAGATCCGCAGGGCCGTACGGGCCGCCACCCTGCACGCGCCGCGCACGCTGGCCCACATCTTCACCAACTACCTGACCGCCGAGGAGCGCGAGTGGCAGAACGTCGAGCGGCTGAGAACCCTCGCGGCCACACGCGGGGTGCCCTTCGTGCCCGTCTGGCTGAGCTGCCCGCTGCCCGAACTGGAGCGGCGGATGGGATTGCCGGAGCGCCTGGAGCGGCTGAAACTGCGCGACCCGGCGAAGCTGCGCGAGCTGATGGACGGCGCCGGGAATCTACCCCCGCCTCCGGACGCCATCACCATCGACACCTCCGCCATCGGCCCGGCCGACGCGGCCCGGCTGATCGCCTCGCACGCCGGAGCGCTGTTCTGA
- a CDS encoding OsmC family protein, producing the protein MADIARKAGAQWMGDLKSGKGNISTGSGALKDAQYSFGTRFENGVGTNPEELLAAAHAGCFTMQLSALLAAHGHDPQDVRTDATCEMVKEGAGFKVSTMRLMVRGKVGNIDQAEFEKHVAQAAELCPLSRVMKGNVEIVHEAVLE; encoded by the coding sequence ATGGCAGATATCGCGAGGAAGGCGGGTGCCCAGTGGATGGGCGATCTCAAGAGCGGCAAGGGCAACATCAGCACCGGCAGCGGCGCCCTGAAGGACGCGCAGTACTCCTTCGGCACCCGCTTCGAGAACGGGGTGGGCACCAACCCCGAGGAGCTGCTGGCCGCCGCCCACGCCGGATGCTTCACCATGCAGCTCAGCGCCCTGCTGGCCGCCCACGGTCACGACCCGCAGGACGTCCGCACCGACGCGACCTGCGAGATGGTCAAGGAGGGGGCCGGTTTCAAGGTGAGCACCATGCGCCTGATGGTGCGCGGCAAGGTCGGGAACATCGATCAGGCCGAATTCGAGAAGCACGTCGCGCAGGCAGCCGAGCTGTGCCCCCTGAGCCGGGTCATGAAGGGCAACGTGGAGATCGTCCACGAAGCCGTCCTGGAATAG
- a CDS encoding acylphosphatase, translating to MRLTALVSGTVQGVGFRQYVQRRARDFGLHGYAENLIDGRVEVVAEGPEDDLSRLLHWIRRGPPHARVTDVQTQQSEATGLKDFHIY from the coding sequence ATGCGTCTGACCGCCCTCGTTTCCGGAACCGTGCAGGGCGTGGGGTTCCGCCAGTATGTCCAGCGCCGGGCCCGTGACTTCGGGCTCCACGGCTACGCCGAGAATCTGATCGATGGCCGGGTCGAGGTCGTGGCCGAGGGGCCGGAGGACGACCTGAGCCGGCTGCTGCACTGGATCCGGCGCGGCCCGCCCCACGCCCGCGTGACCGACGTGCAGACCCAGCAGAGCGAGGCCACCGGGCTCAAGGACTTCCACATCTACTGA
- a CDS encoding translocation/assembly module TamB domain-containing protein: MTDTPENPTQPPEQQPEQAPEALSPPRPKARPRRRRVWPWVVLGLLAVVLLGLALLPTVLGGVLLRQLGGPAGISAQSVGGPLWAPHLGGAVIRLPGVEARADSLDVSVASVNPLTRTLRLNVRARGAAVNLKLRDLVSGTGGAAGGGGGWKVVLSGLDVQDTRVNVDGKGINVPDGRFRVQPGRGGALDVRGRTADGDLNAAVRVSEGAAGNVFTVDLDSDARVLRHYWKGVTAGRITGRYVLNDGPIRGDLKLSGGALRVPEAMFVTVTGLSGAATHRGDDIGLRLAGTGWDGPVTAQGGVDLKAQNWTLTADATPTVGALAKALGSSGRGGLKLRVTAGGWSTVRVKAYAQGAGTVAGVQFSDANAEYTFLSENGATATQTNDLAFSANTALAGAAQRLEGRWAFGRAGRASLVGAFGQKPLDIQATIDAANRLSFSGQGLGGPLRGTFALGGARLDAVLNPTYGAARARVALRGTPSDLRAVLSGGQAGPFALAGTAALDSAGLRADFGTATLNLDRDFRGRWTARNLSGAGLSLDGEGQIDLIGGDVTGRLTARVPGLDAPLSGPLALNYTRQRGTFEPAGQRLSWQGDSFRVNARDLRAAGFRLDGDLTVTTTLKAFGTLRARGGGLNLSATGRGTAASLRGTVGGVTVLADTQLSAPYLTTARVQGSDIRGVLSVDDRVRFTLTTAGDTVRGEVDGQNVTARGRVNLGSLRPLLGTLLGPSVPALAGTLDLDLAGTGGTARLGAVVAGAQVRGTLRRAGGPVTADLTATLAGASARLAGRVYPDVAARGTLSAQGQTLAASLDGSYGDLRARVGGRTGELAFSGVTIPAQTVNLSGSLTPRLAVSGTWGDLNVTYDAATGLARVTGQQALTAFGQEGRIQGRATWGPGAGGPGWRGAVEARGVLDQYTVALSGPWSGLNVLLTDGEGLQARGTAALPEGRYSVNVRGPVAGGPGQGGLYVDGRVAGRGTEPRGRLNVRDGRGGTALIDLRGFTDFDLRARGLTLAGQPLSGDLKARSNILSGRLSAGPLTVTAADGLIRAVGVIAGQSVTASGRLTLPATVSNLNVRVTGPSFTAQASGGVADLRGLVSLRPQAYGSDPARLSVPAQTFPLRASLTGARATVGGLTYQGGRWRGALAAAYALSGRAGRVEVVGTGAGLAALPSGPLAGRLTLLPTLGGTLSSDLAPFRGLLPAALRQEIVPGRLIAQITAGGAALQTQGARYLNEPLGLSARVSWPGVSGEGGLTASGTLTHPGTRLPVRLEGRTLSIDGAVLDARALQPLYAGARGSATLSLSVPDLDFAQASGRARVNIAAQGQRAVGLVSLSRGQLSANLTSTLGGVPVRVVGPLYPQANATLGWEGLRGTLNGSASTALNLSVSGTYQKQAVNVRVVGSGLTGTRTAVRLSGTVAGAALDVALTRGPGTALSAWRTSGVASLSDLRPLTGLPGQLSASLGGTLADVRLAVTGEASGVQFTAPLSYRGGVLRLSGGTATLAQSGLSARLRASGPLYPRLDLSARAAVEDGLPGTYTAQLRGQPGRPDLSVQGVLVNGRSGLQAGGSRVTAHLLGPDWKAEFSGRPLAGPVRGRLGSGALGGLLDTRLTLDTVVLGGDTTVRLRGQTGWNVRRGWSGTLRAVGDIPGGPLDAVLDGAGTLRIAGMIGQLPAQARFTGVLPAALPLRPGGTLTLSALDLAALWGRPNQLRLTGDATLGGASWSALVASFAGQVQDSAGELSGDLGATYRAGDLSLRLAGQRVAGGGTLAAGRYDLTLRADTVRLARLLPPGLDVDALTFAGTVEAHGTLAGGPREVTLRSVALRGEQGQAGPFSLYGSALYTPTQFQTALSGSLRGGVLSAQGALPAGVRVTVRDLSTEYVGAASFGRGTLGADLTLRGDLLNPALEGTADARTAALDAHLTLSGRARDPHALLRLVPRGAASGTLYADLRDLDLSAGRVRAKLYGTLSSGGATAGINLSGVWPRLAGTVRASVPGMTQPLTLSGDGSGAYTLYAGQLGGGTLSLGGGVGFVPALTGALNLNPLPLLPSATGAASVTATLGGTLAAPTLAARVGTRGVAVSGVTLDDLSGTFAGTLSSLSGTLAQRGGTVATLSGRTLALDGVQLGAAGSTVTLSGRASLDGTADVSVAASGPLGGALRATYAARALSVKGNVTGPQSLRADLDVQADPFTGWHGTARVSGGPQGVLTSPAALRLSGPFAFPRLGGEAGLLGAGARILADARGAQLRLVDGPGASASGVVELRPDAGGGWRWLGAASLSRPELSLSVTPSGPLADPQLLLSVRRGEWRAGGTASLRRADLTVSDGEKDGTLSWNEGQLAANLPGLRLARLGLGGLDGLITASGQVSTTTQDGRLALKVAGLSTPYDVPYLGVALDGDLSADVALRGGRPSVQAVATLPAGTLNLSAVQGPPAQGQAGPGPWTGRISGRLSRESGTLDVNVGADRGGLSGAVKLAAFPADVAGQRLVLGGSVDLSGQTFQAKLAATSRVGSASVDASGGVADLLPSLGGVLALRPTEEGYAVRAVLDELEVRDLKIAPGLSGQLSGEANLRDGGGTFVLRSAALNIGPRTLPARLEGTQVSGDWRIRGFLGESEFTAGLNGGQVFGQGSLRALPLGAVVGAVAGTTPGEGVLTGVVRFRFPLADPPSGSATLVAERIRVSATSMVDGRPQTDTLIGSGSLDFADRELRSVNVQLAGAGTWDVRGQYTRSRVDLTAQFTDTTFTPVLQLVPALADMNTSLKGSLTLSAAGTYERPRAAMRAANITGSVAGLSVQVPRFAGDLPDSGAFTAGGDVLTGGTVGTNGRVDIRGQLTLGRLSGTSVAFAGLLAPQALGALPNTTATLKQVTESRWALDVQSRSTTPGTPAAPAATAGTLSLSGDIAPRWNLTLTARNYNLPLGVVYGRDSSLNADLRAVDDGSLIRVTGAADFLRLTLGRVNAPSTIPAPGQTTSTTDGRTTDNYASPLPEVYTSFPRPTQDGQAAPPARPLLDRLVFEDIPIRAPGGIRVDENLVRADFSGGLVLSGSGSRPLLSGEIRSQRGFISLRENEFTLQDSRVTFDGNSLYPRFDITARGSVPASTTNQVVPVTVNLAGQFVARARGDTVLDLKTTLSCTTQGAACSDPATGTAYSEPELYALVATGVPNLTALPGNLGALGSSALQTALNLYVLGEVERTIARAFGLNVFRFTPQISNADGSFGATVTLGSYLTRDLYLQYQVDLSGRGLIDATYNTPDNRFTFRVSTTLNGLDLQSLRPSFSTAYNINPRTSVSIGVENTDKTTRLRFGVSYRLFAR; encoded by the coding sequence GTGACCGACACCCCCGAGAACCCCACCCAGCCGCCCGAACAGCAGCCGGAACAGGCCCCCGAGGCGCTCAGCCCGCCCCGTCCGAAGGCCAGGCCGCGCCGCCGCCGGGTCTGGCCGTGGGTGGTGCTGGGCCTGCTGGCCGTGGTGCTGCTCGGACTGGCCCTGCTGCCGACGGTGCTCGGCGGCGTGCTGCTGCGGCAGCTCGGCGGGCCGGCGGGGATCAGCGCGCAGTCGGTCGGCGGGCCACTCTGGGCGCCCCATCTCGGCGGGGCCGTGATCCGGCTGCCGGGCGTCGAGGCCCGGGCCGACTCGCTGGACGTGAGCGTGGCGTCCGTGAACCCGCTGACCCGCACCCTGCGCCTGAACGTGCGGGCCAGGGGCGCGGCCGTGAATCTGAAGCTCCGGGATCTGGTCTCGGGAACCGGGGGAGCGGCGGGGGGCGGGGGCGGTTGGAAGGTCGTGCTGAGCGGCCTGGACGTGCAGGACACCCGCGTGAACGTGGACGGCAAGGGCATCAACGTGCCCGACGGCCGCTTCCGGGTGCAGCCCGGCCGGGGCGGCGCGCTGGACGTACGGGGCCGCACCGCCGACGGCGACCTGAACGCCGCCGTGCGGGTCAGCGAGGGCGCGGCCGGGAATGTCTTCACCGTCGACCTCGATTCGGACGCGCGGGTGCTGCGGCACTACTGGAAGGGGGTCACGGCCGGGCGCATCACGGGCCGCTACGTGCTGAACGACGGCCCCATCCGCGGCGACCTGAAGCTCTCGGGCGGGGCGCTGCGCGTGCCCGAGGCGATGTTCGTGACCGTGACCGGCCTCTCCGGCGCCGCCACCCACCGGGGCGACGACATCGGGCTGAGGCTGGCGGGCACGGGCTGGGACGGGCCGGTGACCGCCCAGGGCGGGGTCGACCTGAAGGCACAGAACTGGACGCTGACCGCCGACGCCACGCCCACCGTGGGTGCGCTGGCCAAAGCCCTGGGCAGCAGCGGCCGCGGTGGGCTGAAGCTGCGGGTCACGGCGGGCGGCTGGAGCACGGTGCGGGTCAAGGCCTACGCGCAGGGCGCCGGCACGGTCGCGGGCGTGCAGTTCAGCGACGCCAACGCCGAATACACCTTCCTGAGCGAGAACGGCGCCACGGCCACGCAGACCAACGACCTCGCCTTCAGCGCCAATACGGCGCTGGCCGGCGCGGCGCAGCGCCTCGAGGGCCGCTGGGCCTTCGGGCGCGCCGGGCGGGCCTCCCTGGTGGGCGCCTTCGGACAGAAGCCGCTGGACATCCAGGCCACCATCGACGCGGCCAACCGCCTGAGCTTCAGCGGTCAGGGGCTGGGCGGCCCCCTGCGCGGCACCTTCGCCCTCGGCGGCGCCCGACTGGACGCCGTGCTCAACCCCACCTACGGCGCGGCGCGGGCCCGCGTCGCCTTGCGCGGCACCCCCAGCGACCTTCGGGCCGTGCTCAGCGGGGGGCAGGCCGGGCCCTTCGCCCTGGCGGGCACGGCGGCGCTGGACTCGGCCGGCCTGCGCGCCGACTTCGGCACCGCCACCCTGAATCTGGATCGGGACTTCAGGGGGCGCTGGACGGCCCGGAACCTGAGCGGCGCGGGCCTGAGCCTGGACGGCGAGGGCCAGATCGACCTGATCGGCGGCGACGTGACGGGCCGCCTGACCGCGCGGGTGCCCGGACTGGACGCCCCGCTGAGCGGCCCCCTGGCCCTGAACTACACGCGCCAGCGCGGCACCTTCGAGCCCGCCGGCCAGCGCCTGAGCTGGCAGGGCGACTCGTTCCGCGTGAACGCCCGCGACCTGCGCGCCGCCGGCTTCCGGCTGGACGGCGACCTGACCGTGACCACCACCCTCAAGGCCTTCGGCACCCTGCGCGCCCGGGGCGGGGGCCTGAACCTGAGCGCCACCGGGCGCGGCACCGCCGCGAGCCTGCGCGGCACGGTCGGGGGCGTCACGGTGCTGGCCGATACCCAGCTCAGCGCCCCGTACCTCACCACGGCCCGCGTGCAGGGCAGCGACATCCGGGGAGTCCTGAGCGTGGACGACCGCGTGCGCTTCACCCTGACCACGGCCGGCGACACGGTGCGGGGCGAGGTCGACGGCCAGAACGTGACCGCCCGCGGGCGCGTGAACCTGGGGTCGCTGCGTCCCCTGCTCGGCACCCTGCTGGGGCCGTCCGTCCCCGCGCTGGCGGGTACCCTCGACCTGGATCTGGCGGGCACCGGCGGAACGGCCCGGCTGGGCGCCGTTGTGGCCGGGGCCCAGGTGCGGGGCACCCTGCGGCGCGCGGGCGGCCCGGTCACGGCCGACCTCACCGCGACCCTGGCCGGCGCCTCGGCCCGGCTGGCGGGGCGGGTCTATCCGGACGTGGCCGCCCGCGGCACCCTCAGCGCCCAGGGGCAGACGCTGGCCGCCTCGCTGGACGGAAGCTACGGCGACCTGCGTGCCCGCGTGGGGGGCCGCACGGGCGAGCTGGCCTTCAGCGGCGTGACCATCCCCGCCCAGACGGTGAACCTGAGCGGCTCGCTCACCCCCAGGCTGGCAGTCTCGGGCACCTGGGGCGACCTGAACGTGACCTACGACGCCGCCACCGGTCTGGCCCGCGTGACCGGCCAGCAGGCCCTGACCGCCTTCGGGCAGGAGGGCCGCATCCAGGGCCGCGCCACCTGGGGGCCGGGAGCGGGCGGCCCGGGCTGGCGGGGGGCGGTCGAGGCACGCGGCGTGCTCGACCAGTACACGGTGGCGCTGAGCGGCCCCTGGAGCGGCCTGAACGTGCTGCTCACCGACGGCGAGGGCCTGCAGGCGCGCGGCACGGCCGCCCTGCCCGAGGGCCGCTACAGCGTGAACGTGCGCGGCCCGGTCGCGGGTGGCCCGGGCCAGGGCGGCCTGTATGTGGACGGCCGGGTCGCCGGGCGCGGCACCGAGCCGCGGGGCCGCCTGAACGTCCGCGACGGCCGGGGTGGCACGGCGCTGATCGACCTGCGCGGCTTCACCGACTTCGACCTGAGGGCGCGCGGCCTGACCCTGGCCGGCCAGCCGCTCTCCGGCGACCTGAAGGCCCGCAGCAACATCCTGAGCGGCCGCCTGAGCGCCGGGCCCCTGACCGTCACGGCGGCGGACGGGCTGATCCGCGCGGTGGGCGTGATCGCGGGCCAGAGCGTCACCGCCAGCGGCCGCCTCACGCTGCCGGCCACCGTCTCGAACCTGAACGTCCGCGTGACTGGCCCCTCCTTCACCGCCCAGGCGAGCGGCGGCGTGGCGGATCTGCGGGGCCTCGTCTCCCTCCGGCCGCAGGCGTACGGCAGCGACCCTGCCCGCCTGAGCGTGCCCGCCCAGACCTTCCCCCTGCGCGCCTCGCTGACCGGGGCGCGGGCCACGGTGGGCGGCCTGACCTACCAGGGTGGGCGCTGGCGTGGCGCGCTGGCGGCGGCCTACGCGCTCTCGGGGCGGGCGGGCCGGGTGGAGGTCGTGGGCACCGGCGCCGGGCTGGCCGCCCTGCCCAGTGGCCCGCTCGCCGGCCGCCTCACCCTGCTCCCGACTCTGGGCGGCACCCTGAGCAGCGACCTCGCGCCCTTCCGGGGTCTGCTGCCCGCCGCGCTGCGCCAGGAGATCGTGCCGGGCCGCCTGATCGCCCAGATCACGGCCGGCGGCGCGGCCCTGCAGACCCAGGGGGCGCGCTACCTGAACGAGCCGCTGGGCTTGAGCGCGCGGGTGTCCTGGCCCGGGGTGTCCGGAGAGGGTGGGCTCACGGCGTCCGGCACCCTGACTCACCCCGGCACCCGCCTGCCCGTGCGCCTGGAGGGCCGCACGCTGAGCATCGACGGCGCGGTGCTCGACGCCCGCGCCCTGCAGCCGCTGTATGCCGGCGCCCGCGGCAGCGCCACCCTCAGCCTGAGCGTGCCGGATCTGGACTTCGCCCAGGCCAGCGGCCGGGCGCGCGTGAACATCGCGGCGCAGGGGCAGCGGGCCGTGGGACTGGTGAGCCTGTCGCGCGGGCAGCTGAGCGCCAACCTCACGAGCACCCTGGGCGGCGTGCCGGTGCGGGTGGTGGGGCCGCTCTACCCGCAGGCGAACGCCACCCTGGGCTGGGAAGGGCTGCGCGGCACCCTCAACGGAAGCGCCAGCACGGCGCTGAACCTCAGCGTGTCAGGCACCTACCAGAAACAGGCGGTCAACGTGCGGGTGGTAGGCAGCGGTCTCACGGGAACCCGCACCGCCGTCCGCCTGAGCGGCACCGTCGCGGGCGCCGCCCTGGACGTGGCGCTGACCCGCGGCCCGGGCACCGCCCTGTCCGCCTGGCGCACCAGCGGCGTCGCCAGCCTGAGCGACCTGCGCCCGCTCACCGGCCTGCCCGGCCAGCTCAGCGCCAGCCTGGGCGGCACGCTGGCGGACGTGCGGCTCGCGGTGACCGGTGAGGCGTCGGGCGTGCAGTTCACGGCCCCGCTGAGCTACCGGGGTGGGGTGCTGCGCCTGTCCGGGGGTACGGCCACCCTGGCCCAGAGCGGCCTGAGCGCCCGCCTCCGGGCCAGCGGGCCGCTCTACCCCCGGCTCGACCTGAGCGCCCGCGCCGCCGTAGAGGACGGGCTGCCGGGCACCTACACCGCCCAGCTCCGGGGCCAGCCGGGCCGGCCCGACCTGAGCGTGCAGGGGGTGCTCGTGAACGGCCGGAGCGGGCTGCAGGCCGGCGGCTCACGGGTCACGGCGCACCTGCTCGGGCCGGACTGGAAGGCCGAGTTCAGCGGGCGGCCGCTCGCCGGGCCCGTGCGCGGCCGGCTGGGCAGCGGCGCCCTGGGCGGGCTGCTGGACACCCGCCTGACCCTGGACACCGTGGTGCTGGGCGGCGACACGACCGTCCGACTCAGGGGCCAGACCGGCTGGAACGTACGGCGGGGCTGGAGCGGCACCCTGCGCGCGGTGGGCGACATCCCCGGCGGCCCGCTGGACGCGGTGCTGGACGGCGCCGGAACCCTGAGGATCGCGGGCATGATCGGCCAGCTTCCCGCGCAGGCCCGCTTCACGGGCGTCCTGCCCGCCGCCCTGCCCCTGCGGCCCGGCGGCACCCTGACCCTCTCGGCCCTCGACCTGGCCGCGCTCTGGGGCCGCCCCAACCAGCTGCGCCTGACGGGTGACGCCACGCTGGGCGGCGCGAGCTGGAGCGCGCTGGTGGCCAGTTTCGCGGGGCAGGTGCAGGACTCGGCCGGGGAACTGAGCGGCGACCTGGGCGCGACCTACCGGGCGGGCGACCTCAGCCTGCGCCTCGCCGGGCAGCGGGTGGCGGGCGGCGGCACCCTGGCGGCCGGGCGCTACGACCTGACCCTGCGCGCCGACACCGTGCGGCTGGCCCGGCTGCTGCCCCCCGGACTGGACGTGGACGCCCTGACCTTCGCCGGCACCGTCGAGGCCCACGGCACGCTGGCCGGCGGCCCCCGCGAGGTGACGCTGCGGAGCGTGGCGCTGCGGGGCGAGCAGGGACAGGCCGGCCCCTTCAGCCTGTACGGTTCGGCCCTCTACACGCCCACGCAGTTCCAGACCGCCCTGAGCGGCAGCCTGCGCGGCGGGGTGCTGAGTGCCCAGGGGGCCCTGCCCGCTGGCGTCCGCGTGACCGTGCGCGACCTCAGCACCGAGTACGTGGGCGCCGCCTCCTTCGGCCGGGGCACCCTGGGCGCCGACCTGACCCTGCGCGGCGACCTCCTGAATCCCGCCCTGGAGGGCACGGCCGACGCCCGCACCGCGGCCCTGGACGCCCACCTGACCCTCTCGGGCCGGGCCCGCGATCCCCACGCCCTGCTGCGCCTCGTTCCCAGGGGCGCGGCCAGCGGCACCCTCTACGCCGATCTGCGCGACCTCGACCTGAGCGCGGGCCGGGTGCGGGCGAAGCTCTACGGCACGCTCTCCAGCGGCGGCGCGACGGCGGGCATCAATCTCAGCGGGGTCTGGCCCAGGCTGGCGGGCACGGTCAGGGCCAGCGTGCCGGGCATGACCCAGCCGCTGACCCTCTCGGGCGACGGCAGCGGCGCCTACACCCTGTACGCGGGCCAGCTCGGCGGCGGCACCCTCTCGCTGGGGGGCGGCGTGGGCTTCGTGCCGGCGCTGACGGGCGCCCTGAACCTCAATCCGCTGCCCCTGCTGCCGTCGGCCACGGGCGCCGCCAGCGTCACGGCCACCCTGGGCGGCACGCTGGCGGCACCGACCCTGGCCGCCCGCGTGGGCACCCGTGGGGTGGCGGTATCCGGGGTCACGCTGGACGACCTCAGCGGCACCTTCGCGGGCACCCTGTCCAGCCTGAGCGGCACGCTGGCCCAGCGTGGGGGAACGGTCGCTACCCTGAGCGGCCGAACCCTCGCCCTGGACGGTGTGCAGCTCGGGGCGGCGGGCAGCACCGTGACCCTGAGCGGCCGCGCCTCCCTGGACGGCACGGCAGACGTGAGCGTCGCCGCCAGCGGCCCACTCGGCGGCGCCCTGCGCGCCACCTACGCCGCGCGCGCCCTGAGCGTGAAGGGCAACGTCACCGGCCCCCAGAGCCTGCGTGCCGACCTGGACGTGCAGGCCGATCCCTTCACCGGCTGGCACGGCACCGCCCGCGTGTCCGGCGGCCCCCAGGGCGTGCTGACCAGCCCGGCCGCCCTGCGCCTGAGCGGCCCCTTCGCCTTCCCGCGGCTGGGCGGCGAGGCGGGCCTGCTGGGGGCGGGGGCGCGGATTCTGGCCGATGCCCGCGGCGCGCAGCTGCGCCTCGTGGACGGCCCCGGGGCCAGTGCCAGCGGCGTGGTGGAGCTGCGGCCGGACGCCGGGGGCGGATGGCGCTGGCTGGGCGCCGCCAGCCTCAGCCGCCCCGAGCTGAGCCTGAGCGTGACCCCCAGCGGCCCCCTGGCCGATCCGCAGCTGCTGCTCTCGGTGCGCCGGGGCGAGTGGCGCGCGGGGGGCACCGCCAGCCTGCGCCGCGCCGACCTGACCGTCAGCGACGGCGAGAAGGACGGCACCCTGAGCTGGAACGAGGGCCAGCTCGCCGCGAACCTGCCGGGGCTGCGGCTCGCGCGCCTGGGGCTGGGCGGACTCGACGGCCTGATCACGGCCAGCGGGCAGGTCAGCACCACCACCCAGGACGGGCGCCTCGCCCTGAAGGTCGCCGGCCTCAGCACCCCCTACGACGTGCCCTACCTGGGCGTGGCGCTGGACGGCGACCTGAGCGCGGACGTCGCCCTGCGCGGCGGGCGGCCCAGCGTGCAGGCGGTGGCGACGCTGCCGGCCGGCACCCTGAACCTCAGCGCCGTGCAGGGGCCGCCGGCCCAGGGTCAGGCCGGGCCCGGCCCCTGGACGGGCCGGATCAGCGGCCGCCTGAGCCGCGAGTCGGGCACCCTGGACGTGAATGTCGGCGCCGACCGCGGGGGCCTCAGCGGCGCCGTGAAGCTCGCCGCCTTCCCGGCCGACGTGGCGGGGCAGCGCCTGGTGCTGGGCGGCAGCGTGGATCTGAGCGGGCAGACCTTCCAGGCGAAGCTGGCCGCCACCAGCCGGGTGGGCTCGGCCAGCGTGGACGCCTCCGGGGGCGTGGCCGACCTGCTGCCGTCCCTGGGGGGCGTGCTGGCCCTGCGCCCCACCGAGGAGGGCTACGCCGTGCGCGCCGTGCTGGACGAACTGGAGGTGCGTGACCTGAAGATCGCGCCGGGCCTCTCGGGCCAGCTCAGCGGCGAGGCGAACCTGCGCGATGGCGGCGGCACCTTCGTGCTGCGTTCGGCCGCCCTGAACATCGGCCCCAGAACCCTGCCGGCCCGCCTGGAGGGCACCCAGGTGTCCGGCGACTGGCGCATCCGGGGCTTCCTGGGCGAGTCCGAGTTCACGGCTGGCCTGAACGGCGGTCAGGTCTTCGGCCAGGGCAGCCTGCGCGCGCTGCCGCTGGGCGCGGTGGTGGGCGCGGTGGCCGGCACCACCCCCGGCGAGGGCGTGCTGACCGGCGTCGTGCGCTTCCGCTTCCCGCTGGCCGACCCGCCGTCCGGCAGCGCGACCCTGGTGGCCGAGCGCATCCGGGTCAGCGCCACGAGCATGGTGGACGGCCGCCCGCAGACCGACACCCTGATCGGCAGCGGCTCGCTGGATTTCGCCGACCGCGAGCTGCGCTCGGTGAACGTGCAGCTGGCCGGCGCCGGCACCTGGGACGTGCGCGGCCAGTACACCCGCTCACGGGTCGACCTGACCGCGCAGTTCACCGACACCACCTTCACGCCCGTGCTTCAGCTTGTGCCCGCGCTGGCCGACATGAACACCAGCCTCAAGGGCAGCCTGACCCTCAGCGCCGCCGGCACCTACGAGCGGCCCCGCGCCGCCATGCGCGCCGCGAACATCACGGGCAGCGTGGCGGGCCTGAGCGTGCAGGTGCCGCGATTCGCCGGGGATCTGCCCGACAGCGGCGCGTTCACGGCGGGCGGCGACGTCCTGACCGGCGGCACGGTGGGCACGAACGGCCGGGTGGACATCCGGGGCCAGCTCACCCTGGGCAGACTCAGCGGCACCAGCGTGGCCTTCGCCGGCCTGCTGGCTCCCCAGGCGCTGGGCGCGCTGCCCAACACCACCGCCACCCTGAAGCAGGTCACCGAGAGCCGCTGGGCGCTGGACGTCCAGAGCCGCTCGACCACCCCCGGCACCCCGGCGGCCCCCGCCGCCACGGCCGGCACCCTGAGCCTGAGCGGCGACATCGCTCCGCGCTGGAACCTGACCCTCACGGCCCGCAACTACAACCTGCCGCTGGGCGTGGTCTACGGCCGCGACAGTTCCCTGAACGCCGACCTGCGGGCGGTGGACGACGGCAGCCTGATCCGGGTCACGGGCGCGGCCGACTTCCTGCGGCTCACGCTGGGCCGGGTCAACGCGCCCTCGACCATCCCGGCGCCGGGCCAGACCACCAGCACGACCGACGGGCGCACCACCGACAACTACGCCAGCCCCCTGCCGGAGGTGTACACGTCCTTCCCGCGGCCCACCCAGGACGGTCAGGCGGCGCCCCCGGCGCGTCCCCTGCTCGACCGGCTGGTCTTCGAGGACATTCCCATCCGCGCGCCGGGCGGCATCCGCGTGGACGAGAATCTGGTGCGGGCCGACTTCAGCGGCGGCCTGGTGCTGTCCGGCAGCGGTTCGCGGCCCCTGCTGAGCGGCGAGATCAGGTCCCAGCGCGGCTTCATCTCCCTGCGTGAGAACGAGTTCACCCTGCAGGACAGCCGCGTGACCTTCGACGGCAACAGCCTCTACCCCCGCTTCGACATCACCGCGCGGGGCAGCGTGCCGGCCTCGACCACCAACCAGGTCGTGCCCGTGACCGTGAACCTCGCCGGGCAGTTCGTGGCCCGGGCCCGGGGCGACACGGTGCTCGACCTCAAGACCACCCTGAGCTGCACCACCCAGGGGGCCGCCTGCAGCGATCCCGCGACGGGCACGGCCTACAGCGAGCCCGAACTGTACGCGCTGGTCGCCACCGGGGTGCCCAACCTGACCGCCCTGCCCGGCAACCTGGGGGCCCTGGGCAGCAGCGCCCTGCAGACCGCCCTGAACCTGTACGTGCTGGGCGAGGTCGAGCGCACCATCGCCCGCGCCTTCGGGCTGAACGTGTTCCGGTTCACGCCCCAGATCTCCAACGCCGACGGCAGCTTCGGGGCCACCGTGACCCTCGGCTCCTACCTGACCCGCGACCTCTACCTGCAGTATCAGGTCGATCTGAGCGGGCGGGGGCTGATCGACGCGACCTACAACACCCCGGACAACCGCTTCACCTTCCGGGTCAGCACGACCCTGAACGGCCTGGATCTCCAGTCGCTGCGGCCCAGCTTCAGCACGGCCTACAACATCAATCCGCGCACCAGTGTCAGCATCGGTGTCGAGAACACGGACAAGACCACCCGCCTGCGCTTCGGCGTGTCCTACCGCCTGTTCGCCCGCTGA